The sequence below is a genomic window from Aspergillus nidulans FGSC A4 chromosome V.
AAAGTACTTAAAACCAACGGAGTCGAGTGCGCTCGGAGTGAACTGCGCAAAGACGAGGTTGACTGTCCAGTTTGTGAATGTTGTCAGGGCATTACCGAGGGCGCGCACCTCCACAGGGAAGATTTCAGCGGGGTAGACCTGATTTAGAATTAGTATGTACCGGCGACTATGGTGGTAGTAATTATGATATGGAATCAGCTTAAGAAAAGGATTTGCTTACCCATGAAATGATTCCGACAGGCGTATAGAATAGGCTGAAGACGAAGTTCATTGCCACCATGGACCGCAGCTGGTTCTCGTTGTTCTGATCCATGTACTGCGCTTGCACAGCGTTGACGAGAAGGGCCGcgccgaggaagagagcAGAAACGAAGAGTGGCTTGACACGACCGACTCTGTCGACGAGGTAGAGACCAATGGAGCAGTAAACAATTGAAAGTGCACCGCTAATACCGATGATCATCAGGGATGTCTGATTGTCAATTCCAAGGATACTGTAGATCCTAGGTCCGTAGCTGCGTTTGTTAGTTCTGCTTTCAGATTTCATAGAGCCAGCTTACTAGTTGATGACGTTGATTCCAGAAAGAGGCCCGAATGCTTGAACACCACAGCCGAGGATCAGTCTGCGGCGCCAGGAGGGCTTCGTGAGAATAGTTCTCCAGGAGGTATTTCCCACAGCACGATCAGCGGCGATGACATCGCGAATCTCGCGGAATTCCAGCTCGACAGTGTCTGCAGACGCGCCCTTCCGAATCCGAGTGAGAACTGCCTTTGCTTCCTCATGCCTGTCCTTTTCCATCAACCAACGGGGCGACTCGTCCAGAAACCATATACCGGCAATGAGGATCAGGCCGGGCACATTCTGGAAGGCAAGCGGGAACCGCCCTAGGCTCAGTCAGTGAATCTGTTGGCCGCACAGAGGGGGGTTTATACATGAAAACTCGTTGGTAGAAAACGAACATCCATATCCCAGCCATTGCGCCACCAGAAATCCCCAACTAAGCATCCATTGCAGCAACCCAGAGAGTGTGGCTCGCCACTTCGGCTCCGACAGCTCTGCCGCATACATTGGAATGGTGGACGTAAGCATCCCAACCGCAacg
It includes:
- a CDS encoding sugar porter family MFS transporter (transcript_id=CADANIAT00002949); amino-acid sequence: MLSFKTVFSAIFLAVGGLGFLFGYDSGIITSTISLPTFIDYFSNPSSTVTGGIVSSFQGGAILGTMVNMAGADWAGRKMTVLAGAIVSVLGCALQAGAVNMTMLIIGRFIAGVAVGMLTSTIPMYAAELSEPKWRATLSGLLQWMLSWGFLVAQWLGYGWRFPLAFQNVPGLILIAGIWFLDESPRWLMEKDRHEEAKAVLTRIRKGASADTVELEFREIRDVIAADRAVGNTSWRTILTKPSWRRRLILGCGVQAFGPLSGINTSLMIIGISGALSIVYCSIGLYLVDRVGRVKPLFVSALFLGAALLVNAVQAQYMDQNNENQLRSMVAMNFVFSLFYTPVGIISWVYPAEIFPVEVRALGNALTTFTNWTVNLVFAQFTPSALDSVGFKYFYLFFVLNLIAATCYYFFFPETKGRTLEQIDELFGDQLVPHALEDPDAAYAAMEKEHATHMEERGARA